GAGGACGTCGATCCAGCCTCTATCGAGGACGATACCCTGGCGGAGTTCCGGGACTACGGGATCGGGCGAATCACCGATATCCTCTATGTAGAGGAGTCGTTCGGCAAACGTGAGCCTCGGCTCACGCTGAACAAACACGACGCTGAATTTTTCAAAGCCCTCATGATGGGGCCGTCCGCCCAGGTGGGCTATCTCAAGAATGAAGCCGACTTCAGCATCCACGGGAACAACAGCGATGCGGTGCAAGTCTCGGAGTGTCTGGACCGGTTCGGCACCACGGACGATGACCTCGCGGACTTGGATACTGACTCGCTCTCCTTGGGGGCGTTCTTCAAACTGTACCGCTCACACCGGCGGTTGTTGAAGGCCTACGAGTTCTACGACGAGAAGATCAGCGGCGTCGTCGCCGACGCCGACACACCGGACGAGACGGTGCGAGCGCTCGTGAACATCCTCAACTACGTCTACAACTCCTACCACGTCGGGGAGTACCTGATTCGAGAGGCGGAGTCGGACTTCCGGATGCAGATATTCGAGATTTTGAACGACCGCGGCGTCGATCTGACGAAGATCGACCGTATCAGGGCGGCGGTTGTGAACGCCTTCTTCGATACTGACGTGAAAGACGAGTACGTCGACAAGTGGGAGGACATCGTGGTGGCGTTCGCGACCGATGGTGATGCCATCGACGACTACCTCTCGATCTATCTGAGTATCGTCGACGATGGCATCGACAGGATTGGTGACGCCAGCGCCGAACTGACCAACGCCTTCGACACGCGGAACATCGACTCGGATGTCGTCCCGCGCCTTCGGAATCTCGATGAAGCGAAGGCCTTCCTCGACTACGCGCACGACCTCGTCGACTACTACCAAGATATCACAACCACGGAGCTCGCCGCCGAGGACCTTGAGTTAGCCAGTCACCGAGAGCAGTGTCGGGAAATCCTTGTTCGCCTCAATAACCAACAGATGGACCAGTGGCGGCCATTCGTCCTGGCGCTCTACTATCACACCAATCCTGAATCGGAACCGGATGCAGCACAGTTCCACCGCGTACTAGAGACCATCGAGAAACTCAACCTGCGACGCCTCCTCATCTCTGAACGACCGAGTATTTTCCGCGAGGTCTTCATCGAGGCCGTCGAGGAGTTCAATCTCGCACCAACTGCCGACGCCACTCCAGATAGTGTATACGAGGCTTCTCGAGAGTACCTCATCACCGAGATGCGTTCCTCTACGCCGACGCTGTTCGGCGACCGGTTCGTCGATACGGTCGTTCAGACGCAGTCCTGGAGTACCGGAACGGCGCGACTGCTCTTCGGGAAGTTCGCCCAGGATCACTTCGACGACAGTAGTCGTGCCGTCGAGCGAGACCTGAACATGGGGAACATCCATCTCGAACACGTCCTCCCGCAGACTCCCGTCAGCGACCCAGAAGACCCGACGTGGCTTCGGGAGTTTTTCAAACTCGACTCGGAGCCGGACATCGAGATCGCGTCAGAGATCGAACGCTATATCGAGCTGGTGCAGCGCTCTGATCTCGACGAAGAGGAGGAGCGACTGAAAGACAATATCTCGGAGTTCATCACGCAGGGGTTCATCGACGATATCGGGAACTTCCTCCTGCTCCGTGACACCGATAATATCGGGGCGAGTAATCGGCCACTCGCCGAGAAGATGACGCAGTACTACTCCGAGATCGACGGTTTCGCCAGTATCTACCCCAATCGGTATTTCACGGCCGAATACGGCAACGTCGATCGCGACTCCCTCGACAAACTCCGTGAGCAGCACGATGGCGGTGACGTTTCGAATGTGGACGCCGATGTAGTGGCGTATTTCAACTCCTTCTGGACCTACGAGACTCTGCAGGATCGACGAATCGAGCTCCTCTTGGATATTCTGTCGATGCTTGGGTTCGATTCGTTTGAGGGCGAGTTCGGGATTGAATCCGACCAAGATGAGGTACGCCACGAAATTCGAGAGAAGACGGACCAAGAGTTTGAGAAACGTCTGTCCGTCCGATCGCTTTAACCCCCTCTGAGAAGTCGGTTTTGCGAGTACCTGTCGA
This genomic window from Haloplanus sp. GDY1 contains:
- a CDS encoding DUF262 domain-containing protein, yielding MSDEADDLYDKYIDYDGRDLDTRNVGDGKVVRPITAENFEMEKRTLGEVLTDQKFNVPEYQRLYSWKNIHHEQYWSDIEQFVNADLVADRREVSDVFFSSMYFAVNDDKQVYEVIDGQQRLTTTHLLLRVLMEHLEDVDPASIEDDTLAEFRDYGIGRITDILYVEESFGKREPRLTLNKHDAEFFKALMMGPSAQVGYLKNEADFSIHGNNSDAVQVSECLDRFGTTDDDLADLDTDSLSLGAFFKLYRSHRRLLKAYEFYDEKISGVVADADTPDETVRALVNILNYVYNSYHVGEYLIREAESDFRMQIFEILNDRGVDLTKIDRIRAAVVNAFFDTDVKDEYVDKWEDIVVAFATDGDAIDDYLSIYLSIVDDGIDRIGDASAELTNAFDTRNIDSDVVPRLRNLDEAKAFLDYAHDLVDYYQDITTTELAAEDLELASHREQCREILVRLNNQQMDQWRPFVLALYYHTNPESEPDAAQFHRVLETIEKLNLRRLLISERPSIFREVFIEAVEEFNLAPTADATPDSVYEASREYLITEMRSSTPTLFGDRFVDTVVQTQSWSTGTARLLFGKFAQDHFDDSSRAVERDLNMGNIHLEHVLPQTPVSDPEDPTWLREFFKLDSEPDIEIASEIERYIELVQRSDLDEEEERLKDNISEFITQGFIDDIGNFLLLRDTDNIGASNRPLAEKMTQYYSEIDGFASIYPNRYFTAEYGNVDRDSLDKLREQHDGGDVSNVDADVVAYFNSFWTYETLQDRRIELLLDILSMLGFDSFEGEFGIESDQDEVRHEIREKTDQEFEKRLSVRSL